The nucleotide sequence ACTACCGATGGGTACGAAGGCTGGATTGACAACAAACAATTTACCCTGATTACTGAAAATCAATACCAAAAAATACAGCAAAAGACAAAATGTTACTGTGCCGATTTAATTGATTATGTAACGGGAAACAATACTTTGCTACCCGTTTCTTTAGGTAGCGATTTAACTTTTTTAGAATTTACAGACGTAAATACCCAACAATTGGTTTTTGACGGTAACGTTATTACAAGTGTCCAACCAAAATCAAATCTGTTACAAACTGCTTTCCTTTATCTTAATGCTCCTTATTTATGGGGCGGAAAAACACCTTTTGGTATCGATTGTTCTGGTTTCACCCAAATGGTTTATCGTTTAAATGGTTATTTTATTCCGCGCGATGCCTCACAACAAGCAAAAATTGGCGAACCTTTAAGTTTTATTGAAGAAAGCGAAGCAGGCGATTTAGCTTTTTTTGATAACGAAGAAGGTCAGATCATTCACGTGGGCATCATTATGGAAAACAATTACATCATCCACGCACACGGCAAAGTCCGTATAGATCGTTTGGATCATTTGGGAATTTTAAATATTGATACCGGTCGTCATACGCATAAACTCCGCGTTATCAAGAAAATTATTTAATACCGTATTTCTTTTTAAGAATGCGTATCTTTGCCGAAAATATTTTTTATGGCAACATTTGAGCAATTCAATTTACCCAAATCTTTACAAAAAGCATTAGACGAATTAGGTTTCATTCATCCTACTCCTATTCAGGAGAAATCTTTTAACATTATCTTATCAGGTAAAGACGTTATGGGAATTGCTCAAACAGGAACCGGAAAAACTTTTGCCTATTTACTTCCTATTTTAAAACAATGGAAATTTCAACCAACCGATGCACCACGTGTCGTTATCTTAGTGCCAACACGCGAATTAGTTGTTCAAGTGGTTGAAGAGGTAGAAAAATTAACCAAATATATGTCAATCCGCGTATTGGGAATTTACGGTGGCGTGAACATCAACACCCAAAAAACATCGGTTTATGACGGCATTGATATTTTGGTGGGAACACCCGGAAGGACTATGGATTTGGCGTTAGACAACGTACTGCGATTTGATGCTTTGCAAAAATTGGTCATTGACGAATTTGATGAGATTCTGAATTTAGGTTTCCGTACCCAGCTAACATCTATTCTTTCTATGATGAAAGATAAAAAACAAAACATTTTGTTTTCGGCAACAATGACCGAAGAAGTAGATGAAATTTTAGATGATTATTTTAATTTTCCCGAAGAGGTTTCATTAGCACCATCGGGAACTCCATTAGAAAAAATCAAACAAAGTGCGTATGCTGTACCTAATTTTTTGACTAAATTAAATATTTTAAAAGATATTTTAACAAATGATGAAACCAGCACACGGGTTTTATTATTTGTAAACAATAAACGATTGGCAGATTATGTTTTGGAACAATTAGAAGAAGATTTTCCGGAACAATTTGGCGTTATCCATTCCAATAAAACGCAAAATTACCGTTTAAACACCATGGAATTATTCCAAAATGGTGAATTGCGTGGCTTGGTAACTACCGACGTAATGGCTCGCGGATTGGACATTACCGATATTACTCACGTTTTTAATTTGCAGTTACCCGAAATTCCTGAACAATACATTCACCGCATTGGTAGAACCGGACGTGCCGACAAAGAAGGTTTTGCTGTGAGTTTTGTTAGCCCAAAAGAAGAAGAAGCCCAGTTGGAAATTGAAGAACTAATGGATTATGAAATTCCAATGGTCGAAATTCCTTCACATATTAAAATTGCCGAACAAAAACTGGAATTTGAAAAAGACCGTGTGAAAATGAAAACCAACAAACGCAAAATTGACGCGGAACGAGGTGAAGCCTTTCACGAGAAAAAAGACAAAAATAAAAAGGTAAATTTAGGTGGTCCGGGAAAACGAACTCCGCGAAAATCGGCTCCAAGAAACCGTGCGGTGGAACGTAAACGAAACGAAAAACGCAAAAAAAAATAATTATAAATTAAAAGAGGTTGTCCAAAAAGTGTCATTTTGAGCGAAACGGAGTGAAGTCGAAAAATCTAAAGTACTGATTATATGAGATTCCTCCTTCGTCGGAATGACAACTATACTTAATTGTTTTACTTTTTAGACAGCCTCTTTTTTTAGTTGTTTTTAAGTAATTCCTCTTTATAGTGCGAAATGCGTTCTAAAATTTCAGGTTCTGGTTGCGGATAAACAATATCTTTATACTCTTTAAGGGTTTCGTAAATTATTTTTGCAACAATTAATCTACTTACATCTTTATCATCGCTTGGAATAATGAACCACTCCCCTTTTTTATGGTTACTGTTTTTTAAAACTTCCTGATAACAAAACTGGTATTTATCCCAAAGTTCTCGTTCTGCTAAATCGCCCGGAGAAAATTTCCATTGGTGTTTTGGCTTTTCAATACGTTTTAACAAACGTTTTTTTTGTTCATCTTTGCTGATATGCAGATAGAATTTTAGAATAATTGTACCATTTTCAGTCCAGAATTTTTCAAACTGAACCATACGTTTCATTCGATCAGTCCAAAAATCATCCGTCAAAGAATTAATATCTGTATGCGGATTGCGTTCATTTTCTAAATATTCAGGATGTACCCTTGTTACTAAAACATTTTCGTAATGCGTACGGTTAAAAACGGTAAATTTTCCTTTTTCGGGTAATTTGGTATAATGCCTCCACATAAAATCGTGTTGTAATTCTTTGTATGACGGTGTTTTAAAACTTTCGACCACCACTCCGCGTGCATTAAATCCTTTAAAAACTTCGCGAATCATACTGTCTTTTCCGGCAGTATCCATTCCCTGAAAGCAAATTAAAACCGAATAACGGTCATCTGCATACATCATATCCTGAAATTCGGCTATTTTTTTCCGGTACTTTTTTAATTCTTTTTTTATCGATAACAAATCCAAACCGGTTTCATAAGTTGTTGGCCGTTCCTTTAAATTCAAATCTTCCGGAACTTTAAAATATTTTCGTTTCATATAAATCTTTTTCTCTAAATTAGTCAATAAATTTTAGCAATGAAAAAATATTTGCTTACATCGTGGTTAAAAATTACCGGAATTGTAGCGGCATC is from Flavobacterium dauae and encodes:
- a CDS encoding DEAD/DEAH box helicase; this encodes MATFEQFNLPKSLQKALDELGFIHPTPIQEKSFNIILSGKDVMGIAQTGTGKTFAYLLPILKQWKFQPTDAPRVVILVPTRELVVQVVEEVEKLTKYMSIRVLGIYGGVNINTQKTSVYDGIDILVGTPGRTMDLALDNVLRFDALQKLVIDEFDEILNLGFRTQLTSILSMMKDKKQNILFSATMTEEVDEILDDYFNFPEEVSLAPSGTPLEKIKQSAYAVPNFLTKLNILKDILTNDETSTRVLLFVNNKRLADYVLEQLEEDFPEQFGVIHSNKTQNYRLNTMELFQNGELRGLVTTDVMARGLDITDITHVFNLQLPEIPEQYIHRIGRTGRADKEGFAVSFVSPKEEEAQLEIEELMDYEIPMVEIPSHIKIAEQKLEFEKDRVKMKTNKRKIDAERGEAFHEKKDKNKKVNLGGPGKRTPRKSAPRNRAVERKRNEKRKKK
- a CDS encoding C40 family peptidase, encoding MFAICNLAIVPLRFEPSDRSELVTQVLFGETFIILEQKEKWSKICLTTDGYEGWIDNKQFTLITENQYQKIQQKTKCYCADLIDYVTGNNTLLPVSLGSDLTFLEFTDVNTQQLVFDGNVITSVQPKSNLLQTAFLYLNAPYLWGGKTPFGIDCSGFTQMVYRLNGYFIPRDASQQAKIGEPLSFIEESEAGDLAFFDNEEGQIIHVGIIMENNYIIHAHGKVRIDRLDHLGILNIDTGRHTHKLRVIKKII
- a CDS encoding PPK2 family polyphosphate kinase, producing the protein MKRKYFKVPEDLNLKERPTTYETGLDLLSIKKELKKYRKKIAEFQDMMYADDRYSVLICFQGMDTAGKDSMIREVFKGFNARGVVVESFKTPSYKELQHDFMWRHYTKLPEKGKFTVFNRTHYENVLVTRVHPEYLENERNPHTDINSLTDDFWTDRMKRMVQFEKFWTENGTIILKFYLHISKDEQKKRLLKRIEKPKHQWKFSPGDLAERELWDKYQFCYQEVLKNSNHKKGEWFIIPSDDKDVSRLIVAKIIYETLKEYKDIVYPQPEPEILERISHYKEELLKNN